The Neodiprion fabricii isolate iyNeoFabr1 chromosome 4, iyNeoFabr1.1, whole genome shotgun sequence genome window below encodes:
- the LOC124180499 gene encoding protocadherin-like wing polarity protein stan isoform X1 translates to MARAIWILLCLLGLWPLAEGYLAVLSSSLEPGTVVFEAGVPQLGGKRKYEASVDRTAWFARKLLKVHPHTGRVTLAKTLSCEGLQYPRLFTFYIDSTSSRLGRPTIDYYSLPLRVLITGCGGENQDLAATKGWMPETLASYAMPSNDRFTEVCLRASQLVAALSDFLPLTAIKECETKWGGVGDPRFLVEGAAGDLVSAAEQCLVDPLWKISVSMRLKCGSPHLADAEHRLKVVFHHQQLDDSDLGRRVRRELRNQSPYFEQPLYLANVDEEKDPGLNVAVVRARDPEGGAVRYSMNSLIDSRTQALFLLDAATGRVTTRARLDRESGNVHYLKIFAVDDSFPPRTGTTTLQVNVLDTNDHAPVFELNEYEASVREGVPVGTTVVVVKATDQDDGRNAEVEYSIVSTSGGGTTSLSEDSSTFRIDPRSGVVTTRSGLDRERTEVYTVIIQATDLAMPLTDRKTASASLVVHVQDDNDNYPQFSERTYTALIPEDLDYTTSPVVAHIRATDSDAGVNAAVRYSIMGGNTQNTFSIDSLSGDVILIKPLDYETMKNYRVVIRAQDGGTPTRGNTTQFIVSVKDVNDNAPRFYTSLFQESVSESVPIGYSVVKVQAYDADEGLNAQIKYSIGPRDFSGTSTENFPIAVNPETGWIYTTMQLDREQCSKYQFIVIATDSGEPARSASASVVLTIIDINDNDPVFEPKNYESVIAEDDSPGTPVASVTATDPDEDSRIHYEITAGNTRGRFSITSHNGRGLITIAQPLDYKQEKRFVLTVTASDSGGRTDTALVYVNISDANNFAPVFENAPYGASVFEDASIGTTVLVVSATDSDVGQNAQITYSLGSEAGEPEASKFTINPQTGAITTTQALDRETLSGYLLTVIARDGGVPPLSDTTGVDISVMDVNDNAPVFDAPQYQGSVPEDVLVGTSVLRIAATDADIGRNGKVSYAFQDDGDGSFAIDPSSGVVRTAKPLDRESVARYSLEAIAVDTGSPCLSSVVPIVVKIEDVNDSPPVFESDKITLYIQENSPIGSTVGEIYAHDPDEGPNAVVQYSIIGGEDANSFTLNIRPGADRTELITLEELDYESHKKKFELVVRAASPPLRSDALVQVMVTDINDNAPVLKDFQILFNNFKDFFPSGPIGKIPAFDADVTDKLTHSILSGNNANLITLNKSSGEISLSPQLNTNVPRVATMEVSVTDGVNEAKATMTLSVRLITDTMLFNSITVRLDEMTVEAFLSPLLGYFLDGLAAIIPCPRENIYLFNVQEDTDVRGKILNVSFSARKAEPGSTDEFYSPQFLQERVYLNRGILARLATVTVLPFDDNLCVREPCLNFEDCVTVLKFGNASGFASSDTVLFRPIYPVTTFSCKCPTGFTGSREAYLCDTEVNLCYSNPCENGGTCRRREGGYTCSCADGFIGSNCEINLNEDSCLPTLCKGSSQCLTKANGGFICEGCPVSVLENATPLCELKARSFGPATFLTFPSLKQRHRMHLKLRFATEASQGLLLYNGRYNEKHDFIALEVIDSQVQFSFSLGDEISRASASVVGGVSDGQWHTVEVSYWNKTVTISLDECDVALALKNGSNLGKKWSCAGRGEQILEYRCTLVTETCHRFLDLTGPLQVGGLPAIPSSFQIRNKDFVGCISDLYIDHRFIDLNSFVADNGTTAGCPEKRAFCASMPCKHNGKCREVWSGYICECEEGFSGPQCTEEIGKPWRFQSDGLLSFNPLLRPIQLPWLTALSLRTRESQAFVISIQIGQNSSVMLSIKDGRIDASLDGISIIQASTNIADGEWHRVEIAWQSGQVSIDMDYRNRPINSLLPAKLQGLYIGRILVGGPDQTTNTELPFFNGCIQDIRIGSNQSMLQRPTVQENVGSGCVAEGECSIDCPETSTCVAQWESNECVCILGHAGPNCTPVCELNPCSEGGFCLENVEEPKGYKCNCQSEEYSGEYCEVRTDQPCPATWWGSPVCGPCHCDETRGYNPACNKTTGECYCKENHYQPPGETECTPCECYAVGSFGPRCDTETGQCRCRTGVIGRTCTACPNPYAEVTRRGCEVIYDGCPRSYSEGLWWPRTKFGITAVEDCPGTAEGRSSRSCDDTLGGWQPPDLFNCTSEAFVELRHQLAAIETDGLSLNTYVAIKMAADLHRATNITKAMFGADILVAESLLVTLLNYEENLSGLNLTHSQDKDYISHLVAISGAILEAKHLENWGRIESLTGDSPDKVLEAISKYLKTLTASQHDTFTSPFEVVDPNVVLGLDIVTSESLFGYEAADYKEDPTQSTARPGGADQKVVLPDTTSFLSSLTHLGPSVSFPKYNNYMQDPKKFDPYSKIQVPLNLLGIKPPNHGELNVKNSLSTGKAVISYVQYREMGALLPQRFDDSVAMRWGVEIAVGSPVVTVSILVPSANGHESLTGIPLQSPVQIRLWLSEDDGFKTRTNPQCVHWSTARGIGEWSRMGCTTEIDDTMLTPGSIINCSCLHLATFALLTDVLDLEYVPEPSLLEDVTSYSAFVLALPLLLSTLLILALIRGGGTNSNSIHKNLVLCVFIAELLYLIALKARNPLVTNEFPCKLTAISLHYAWLSTFAWTLVDSVHLYRMLTEMRDVNHGQMRFYYTMGYGLPAVIVGLTVGVRADQYGNFYFCWLSIYEPVIWALIGPVCAAVIINLCILVMSVRAAFTLKEHIMGFGNLRTLLWLSIASLPLLGTVWSLAVLSASEQSPTLSYLLSIAILTHAAFSLIGYCFINGRVRRNLYLSLLHCFGKKSPLLEGSIGNGSSSQNVNGHSRSALAYSSAYSGAESTCRRVHVGVSTSSTTSRSTNKTGSSPYRSDTHLRHTSTSTSNYNSDRDPYLSSRSHQSALHARQDPPETRRHRRDSESDSDGSQADGGGPSLDLASSHSSDDEDVTSRSHKDMGVSTQQSIAHSYLPNIHNNPTSDHLNILCSNSELFPNIKPIYAPRWSSQLPEAYLPSNVDARGSQWSGGTISDNEMASNKTSSPNPLPYPDMNSPQKNHPDENYSEGEEKLHHIGEKYLFPYTAEEDHTISPTPYMLPMSSRILASSLSHHSQNSNHDNLSGSERYGSLKRGQSLHGSQHDNLSSSERYGSLKRGKITPSVLETPEYILPMSGRILSSSLTHDLQHSNELAALRQQQQYEQTITETEKDTNEETSV, encoded by the exons ATGGCAAGAGCAATATGGATACTTCTGTGCCTTCTTGGTCTATGGCCACTCGCGGAAGGCTACTTGGCGGTATTGTCGTCGAGTTTAGAACCTGGAACCGTAGTATTCGAGGCCGGAGTGCCTCAGCTCGGAGGTAAGCGTAAGTACGAAGCATCGGTGGACAGGACAGCATGGTTCGCGAGGAAGCTGCTGAAGGTGCATCCGCACACGGGTCGAGTAACGCTGGCGAAGACTCTGAGCTGTGAGGGCCTCCAATACCCGCGACTCTTCACCTTTTACATAGACTCAACGAGTTCAAGACTGGGCCGACCGACCATAGATTATTATAGTTTACCCTTAAGAGTATTAATCACGGGATGCGGCGGGGAGAATCAAGACTTAGCTGCGACCAAAGGTTGGATGCCGGAGACTCTTGCTTCCTACGCGATGCCGAGCAACGACAGATTCACCGAGGTCTGTCTCAGGGCCTCGCAGCTCGTTGCAGCCCTCAGCGACTTCCTGCCCTTGACCGCCATCAAGGAGTGCGAGACCAAGTGGGGTGGCGTCGGGGACCCAAGGTTTCTGGTCGAGGGTGCGGCCGGCGACCTGGTATCGGCCGCTGAGCAATGCCTGGTCGATCCTCTCTGGAAGATATCGGTCTCCATGAGGCTCAAGTGCGGTTCGCCTCATCTGGCCGACGCGGAGCACAGGCTGAAGGTGGTGTTCCACCACCAGCAGCTCGACGACTCGGACCTCGGCCGCAGGGTGCGAAGGGAGTTGCGGAACCAGTCACCCTATTTCGAGCAGCCCCTGTACCTAGCCAACGTCGACGAGGAGAAGGACCCGGGGCTGAACGTCGCCGTAGTCAGAGCCCGCGACCCCGAGGGCGGGGCGGTTCGGTACTCGATGAATTCGCTCATAGACTCGAGGACGCAGGCGCTCTTCTTGCTCGACGCAGCGACGGGCCGAGTGACGACGAGGGCAAGGTTGGACAGGGAGAGCGGCAACGTGCACTACCTCAAGATATTTGCCGTCGATGATTCCTTTCCACCTAGAACCGGGACCACGACTTTGCAGGTCAATGTCCTCGACACCAACGATCACGCCCCGGTTTTCGAGCTGAACGAGTACGAGGCCTCCGTCAGGGAGGGAGTCCCCGTCGGCACCACCGTCGTCGTTGTCAAAGCGACGGACCAGGACGACGGGAGGAACGCCGAGGTCGAGTACTCGATCGTATCCACTAGCGGGGGTGGCACCACCAGCCTTTCCGAAGACTCGTCGACCTTCAGGATCGACCCAAGATCCGGCGTCGTTACCACCAGGAGCGGACTGGACCGCGAACGAACCGAGGTCTACACCGTCATCATACAGGCCACAGACCTCGCCATGCCACTGACAGACCGTAAAACCGCCTCCGCGAGCCTCGTGGTTCACGTTCAAGACGACAACGACAATTACCCGCAATTCTCCGAGCGAACTTACACGGCGCTTATCCCCGAGGATCTTGACTACACTACGAGTCCTGTGGTAGCGCATATTCGCGCCACGGACTCGGACGCGGGAGTCAACGCTGCGGTGAGGTACTCCATCATGGGCGGGAACACGCAGAACACGTTTTCGATCGACTCGTTGAGCGGCGACGTGATCCTGATCAAGCCACTGGACTACGAGACTATGAAAAATTACCGCGTTGTTATCCGCGCCCAGGACGGCGGGACTCCGACCAGGGGAAACACGACGCAGTTCATCGTCTCTGTCAAGGACGTCAACGACAACGCGCCCAGATTCTACACGAGCCTGTTTCAGGAGTCCGTGTCCGAGTCGGTGCCGATCGGTTATTCCGTGGTCAAGGTCCAAGCCTACGACGCGGACGAGGGACTCAACGCTCAGATAAAGTACTCCATCGGGCCCCGCGACTTCTCCGGCACGTCGACGGAGAACTTTCCGATAGCTGTGAACCCGGAGACCGGGTGGATATATACTACGATGCAGCTGGACCGGGAACAGTGCTCCAAGTATCAGTTCATCGTTATAGCAACCGATTCCGGCGAGCCGGCTAGATCCGCGAGCGCCTCCGTCGTCCTCACGATAATTGACATAAACGACAACGACCCTGTTTTTGAACCAAAGAACTACGAGTCCGTCATCGCTGAGGACGACTCGCCGGGAACACCGGTAGCATCGGTAACCGCTACCGATCCTGACGAAGATTCGAGGATCCACTACGAGATCACGGCCGGCAATACGAGGGGTCGCTTTTCTATAACTTCGCATAACGGTCGGGGCCTTATCACCATAGCTCAACCGCTTGACTACAAGCAGGAAAAAAGGTTCGTTTTGACGGTAACTGCCTCCGATTCGGGCGGTCGGACCGACACGGCTCTCGTATACGTCAACATATCCGATGCTAACAATTTCGCACCGGTTTTCGAGAACGCCCCATACGGCGCTTCCGTCTTCGAGGACGCCTCCATTGGCACGACGGTTCTAGTTGTCAGCGCAACCGACTCCGACGTCGGACAAAACGCTCAGATAACTTACAGCCTGGGCAGCGAAGCCGGGGAACCAGAGGCGTCCAAGTTCACGATCAATCCTCAGACCGGTGCAATCACCACGACCCAAGCCCTGGATCGAGAAACGCTCTCCGGATACCTTTTGACCGTCATCGCAAGAGACGGCGGCGTTCCGCCGCTCTCAGACACGACTGGCGTCGACATATCGGTCATGGACGTCAACGACAACGCGCCGGTTTTTGACGCCCCACAGTACCAGGGCTCGGTTCCGGAGGACGTTTTGGTCGGTACCAGCGTTCTCCGGATAGCTGCTACCGACGCGGACATCGGTCGAAACGGAAAGGTTAGCTATGCTTTTCAGGACGATGGTGACGGCTCCTTCGCCATTGACCCCTCCTCCGGTGTCGTCCGAACTGCCAAACCGTTGGACCGGGAATCCGTCGCGCGTTACTCTCTGGAAGCCATAGCCGTCGACACAGGATCGCCGTGCCTCTCTTCCGTCGTACCGATCGTGGTGAAAATCGAAGACGTCAACGACTCTCCGCCGGTGTTCGAGAGCGACAAGATCACGCTTTACATTCAGGAAAACTCGCCGATCGGTTCTACCGTGGGTGAAATATACGCCCACGATCCTGACGAGGGACCCAACGCTGTTGTTCAGTATTCGATTATCGGTGGTGAGGATGCAAACAGCTTTACTCTAAATATTCGACCGGGTGCCGATCGAACCGAGCTGATCACGCTCGAGGAACTAGACTATGAATCTCACAAGAAGAAGTTTGAGCTTGTCGTTCGCGCCGCCTCTCCACCCCTGAGATCTGACGCCCTGGTGCAGGTGATGGTGACCGACATCAACGACAACGCCCCGGTCCTCAAGGATTTTCAAATActattcaacaatttcaaggACTTCTTTCCATCCGGTCCTATCGGCAAAATTCCCGCCTTCGACGCTGATGTTACTGACAAACTAACGCACAGCATATTGTCCGGGAACAATGCCAATTTGATTACGCTGAATAAAAGCTCTGGCGAGATATCGCTGTCTCCTCAGTTGAACACCAATGTGCCCAGAGTCGCAACTATGGAAGTCTCGGTCACGGATGGAGTTAACGAGGCCAAGGCAACGATGACGCTTTCCGTGCGACTGATAACCGACACGATGCTGTTCAATTCCATAACCGTCAGACTGGATGAAATGACCGTCGAGGCTTTCCTTAGTCCTTTGCTCGGATACTTCCTCGATGGTCTTGCTGCGATCATACCATGTCCCCGTGAAAATATATACCTCTTTAACGTCCAGGAGGACACGGACGTACGCGGCAAGATACTGAACGTTAGTTTTTCAGCCCGTAAAGCGGAACCGGGATCCACCGACGAGTTCTACAGTCCCCAATTCCTTCAGGAAAGAGTTTACTTAAACCGGGGAATTCTGGCGAGACTCGCAACCGTCACGGTCTTACCATTCGACGATAACCTTTGCGTGAGGGAGCCTTGCCTCAATTTTGAGGACTGCGTCACGGTGTTGAAGTTCGGCAACGCTTCCGGATTCGCTAGCAGCGACACAGTTCTATTCAGACCGATTTATCCGGTGACGACATTCTCCTGTAAATGTCCAACGGGTTTTACCGGTAGTCGAGAAGCTTACTTGTGCGATACCGAGGTCAACTTGTGCTATTCGAACCCCTGTGAAAACGGCGGTACTTGCCGACGGCGCGAAGGTGGTTACACCTGCAGCTGCGCGGACGGTTTCATCGGGAGTAACTGCGAGATCAATTTGAACGAAGACAGCTGTCTACCCACCCTGTGCAAAGGAAGTTCCCAATGTCTGACGAAAGCAAACGGTGGATTCATTTGTGAAGGCTGTCCAGTATCCGTATTGGAGAACGCAACACCCCTCTGCGAGCTGAAAGCACGGAGTTTCGGACCCGCTACTTTCCTGACGTTTCCATCCCTGAAACAACGGCACAGAATGCACCTGAAACTCCGGTTCGCTACGGAAGCGTCGCAAGGCTTGCTTCTCTATAACGGACGCTACAACGAAAAGCACGATTTCATCGCTCTCGAAGTGATAGACTCGCAAGTGCAGTTCAGCTTTTCACTAGGTGACGAGATCAGCAGAGCGTCGGCCAGTGTGGTCGGCGGTGTGTCGGACGGCCAGTGGCACACCGTGGAAGTTTCCTATTGGAATAAAACCGTGACGATATCGCTGGACGAATGCGACGTGGCTCTGGCTCTGAAGAACGGTTCGAACCTTGGTAAAAAATGGTCGTGTGCAGGAAGAGGGGAGCAGATACTCGAGTACCGATGCACCCTGGTTACCGAGACCTGTCATCGGTTCTTGGACCTGACGGGACCCCTGCAGGTCGGCGGTCTGCCGGCGATACCATCGAGTTTTCAAATCCGTAACAAGGACTTCGTCGGATGCATAAGCGATCTGTACATCGATCACCGATTCATCGACCTCAACTCGTTCGTCGCCGACAACGGTACCACTGCTGGCTGTCCCGAGAAGAGAGCGTTCTGCGCTTCGATGCCCTGCAAACACAATGGCAAGTGCAGAGAGGTATGGTCCGGCTACATTTGCGAGTGCGAAGAGGGCTTCTCGGGCCCTCAATGCACCGAGGAAATCGGCAAGCCCTGGAGGTTCCAGTCCGACGGTCTCCTCAGCTTCAATCCGCTGCTCAGACCCATACAGCTACCTTGGTTGACCGCGCTGAGTCTGCGAACACGAGAAAGTCAGGCGTTCGTAATTAGCATACAAATTGGTCAGAATAGTTCGGTGATGCTGAGCATAAAGGACGGTAGAATCGATGCATCGTTGGACGGCATAAGCATCATTCAAGCATCTACCAATATCGCAGACGGCGAGTGGCACCGCGTTGAGATCGCTTGGCAAAGTGGCCAAGTCTCGATCGACATGGACTACAGAAACAGACCGATCAACTCGTTACTACCAGCGAAGCTGCAGGGCCTCTACATCGGGCGAATACTCGTCGGAGGTCCGGACCAGACAACCAATACCGAGCTACCGTTTTTCAACGGGTGCATTCAGGACATCAGGATAGGATCCAATCAAAGCATGCTTCAACGACCCACGGTTCAGGAGAACGTCGGATCTGGGTGCGTTGCGGAGGGTGAGTGCAGCATCGACTGTCCCGAAACATCGACCTGCGTAGCTCAGTGGGAGTCCAACGAGTGCGTCTGTATTCTCGGCCACGCCGGTCCCAACTGCACTCCTGTCTGCGAACTGAACCCCTGCAGCGAGGGGGGCTTCTGCCTCGAAAACGTCGAGGAACCGAAGGGGTACAAATGCAATTGCCAGTCGGAGGAGTACTCTGGTGAGTATTGCGAAGTCAGGACGGATCAACCGTGTCCAGCCACCTGGTGGGGTAGTCCGGTGTGCGGTCCGTGTCACTGCGACGAGACAAGGGGCTACAATCCGGCCTGCAATAAGACGACGGGCGAATGCTACTGCAAGGAGAACCATTATCAACCACCCGGTGAGACGGAGTGCACACCGTGCGAGTGCTACGCCGTTGGGAGCTTCGGTCCCAGGTGTGACACGGAAACGGGACAGTGTAGGTGTCGCACAGGAGTGATCGGCAGGACCTGCACCGCTTGTCCGAATCCTTACGCGGAGGTGACGCGTCGCGGGTGCGAAGTCATCTACGACGGATGCCCCAGGTCCTATTCCGAGGGTCTGTGGTGGCCTAGAACTAAATTCGGCATTACTGCGGTAGAAGATTGTCCCGGAACCGCGGAAGGAAGGTCGTCGAGGTCCTGCGACGACACTCTTGGCGGCTGGCAGCCACCGGACTTGTTCAATTGCACCTCGGAAGCCTTTGTGGAGCTCAGACATCAGTTGGCGGCTATTGAGACTGACGGACTCTCGCTCAATACTTACGTTGCTATTAAAATGGCAGCCGATTTGCACAGGGCGACTAATATCACCAAAGCCATGTTCGGCGCGGATATTTTAGTCGCCGAATCGCTGCTTGTCACGTTGCttaattacgaagaaaatctTTCCGGATTGAACCTGACGCACAGCCAGGACAAGGACTATATATCACATCTTGTCGCGATTTCCGGGGCTATTCTTGAAGCTAAACATTTGGAAAATTGGGGCAGAATTGAGTCGCTAACTGGAGACAGTCCTGACAAGGTCTTGGAGGCTATTAGCAAATATTTAAAGACTCTGACGGCCTCTCAGCACGACACTTTCACGAGTCCGTTTGAAGTGGTCGATCCTAACGTCG TACTGGGTTTGGATATCGTAACTTCGGAAAGCCTGTTTGGCTATGAAGCAGCAGATTACAAAGAGGACCCCACCCAATCAACGGCGCGACCAGGCGGAGCCGATCAAAAAGTAGTTTTACCTGATACCACCAGCTTTTTGAGCTCTTTGACACACTTAGGGCCTTCAGTCAGTTTCCCAAAATACAACAATTACATGCAAGATCCCAAAAAATTCGATCCGTATTCTAAAATTCAAGTGCCATTAAATTTGCTTGGGATTAAACCACCTAATCATGGTGAATTGAATGTCAAGAACAGCCTGAGCACAGGAAAAGCTGTCATAAGCTATGTCCAATATCGAGAAATGGGCGCACTATTGCCTCAAAG ATTCGATGATTCGGTAGCAATGAGATGGGGCGTAGAAATAGCAGTCGGATCCCCAGTCGTAACAGTATCAATCCTGGTTCCGAGCGCAAATGGGCATGAGTCGTTAACTGGAATTCCACTGCAGTCTCCCGTTCAAATCCGGCTTTGGCTCAGCGAAGATGATGGTTTTAAAACGAGAACCAATCCCCAATGTGTTCACTGGAGTACAGCGAGAGG AATTGGAGAATGGAGTCGAATGGGTTGCACAACCGAAATTGACGACACCATGCTGACGCCTGGTTCCATAATAAACTGTTCGTGCTTACACCTGGCAACGTTTGCACTCTTGACCGATGTTCTAGATCTTGAATATGTACCTGAACCGTCTCTGTTGGAGGACGTGACAAGTTACAGCGCCTTTGTTCTTGCGCTACCCCTTTTGCTGTCCACGTTGCTAATTCTCGCTCTGATACGAGGAGGTGGTACCAATTCGAACAGTATACACAAAAATCTCGTCCTATGTGTATTCATAGCTGAACTGCTATACCTGATTGCGTTGAAAGCTAGAAATCCATTGGTTACAAACGAATTCCCCTGCAAGTTGACTGCTATCAGTCTACATTACGCCTGGCTCAGCACCTTTGCTTGGACTTTGGTCGACTCGGTACATCTCTATAGAATGTTAACCGAAATGCGCGACGTAAACCATGGGCAAATGAGATTTTATTACACAATGGGGTATGGACTACCGGCTGTTATTGTCGGACTCACTGTCGGCGTACGAGCTGATCAATACGGAAACTTTTATTT TTGCTGGCTATCCATCTACGAGCCTGTTATTTGGGCTTTAATAGGACCGGTCTGTGCCGCTGTTATAATAAACCTTTGCATTCTTGTAATGTCAGTTCGTGCTGCGTTCACATTGAAAGAACATATCATGGGTTTTGGAAATCTCAGGACGCTGCTGTGGCTGTCAATCGCATCGCTACCATTACTTGGGACCGTTTGGTCTCTGGCAGTACTCAGTGCTTCGGAGCAATCGCCAACTTTGTCTTACTTACTGAGTATCGCTATCTTGACTCATGCCGCTTTTAGTCTGATCGGATACTGTTTCATCAATGGAAGAGTTAGGCGGAACTTATATCTCAGTTTATTGCATtgctttggaaaaaaatcgccCCTCCTAGAAGGAAGCATTGGAAACGGAAGTAGCAGCCAAAATGTGAATGGACATTCG CGATCAGCACTGGCATACTCGTCGGCCTATAGCGGAGCAGAATCAACGTGTCGGAGAGTTCACGTCGGCGTATCAACAAGCAGTACCACGTCGCGAAGTACAAATAAGACTGGTTCAAGTCCATATCGAAGTGATACACATCTTAGACACACATCGACATCGACAAGCAACTATAACAGCGATAGAGATCCTTATCTTTCGTCCAGAAGTCATCAATCTGCTCTGCATGCCAGACAAG ATCCACCCGAGACTCGTAGACATCGCAGAGACTCTGAATCCGATTCGGATGGTTCGCAAGCTGATGGGGGAGGTCCTAGTCTGGACTTGGCTAGTTCGCATAGTAGTGACGATGAAGATGTCACGTCTAGATCTCACAAGGATATGGGTGTTTCAACTCAGCAGTCGATAGCGCATAGTTATTTACCCAACATCCATAACAACCCGACCTCAGATCATTTGAATATTCTCTGTTCAAATTCTGAACTTTTCCCAAACATCAAACCAATCTATGCACCCAGATGGAGCTCGCAACTGCCGGAAGCTTATTTGCCGTCTAATG TCGATGCACGTGGGAGTCAATGGTCAGGAGGCACGATATCGGACAATGAAATGGCCTCGAACAAAACTTCGAGTCCCAATCCGTTGCCGTATCCAGATATGAATTCACCGCAGAAGAACCATCCAGATGAAAATTACTCTGAGGGGGAAGAAAAACTTCACCatattggtgaaaaatatctttttccGTACACGGCGGAAGAAGACCATACCATCTCACCAACGCCTTACATGTTGCCCATGTCGTCGAGGATTCTCGCATCAAGCCTCAGTCATCATTCGCAGAATTCAAATCACGACAACTTGAGTGGATCGGAGAGGTATGGTAGCTTGAAGAGAGGACAAAGCTTGCACGGCTCGCAGCACGACAATTTAAGTAGCTCAGAGCGGTACGGCAGTCTGAAAAGAGGAAAGATTACTCCTAGTGTTCTGGAAACACCCGAATATATTTTACCGATGAGTGGAAGAATTTTGTCTAGCTCATTGACACACGACTTACAGCATAGCAACGAATTAGCCGCGCTaagacaacaacaacaatatgAACAAACTATTACAGAGACCGA GAAGGATACTAACGAGGAGACGTCAGTCTGA